One Cucumis melo cultivar AY chromosome 8, USDA_Cmelo_AY_1.0, whole genome shotgun sequence genomic window, TTGAACTTCTTTTCTTCAACATATCAAATATTTCTACTTTCATTTTTGTCCTAACTTTCAATTTTCATATAGTTAATAATAATTAGTCATCCAATTTTAGCAAGTAATTGACAACTAAAATATTAATGGGTTAACATACATTTCTGTGATCATTGTAATCATTATATCAATACTTTtataaatcttaaaatttattactttctaagaagttaattttatataataaaatgttaaataatatcaataatttcaatgcaaaaaataatatataaataaatttctacTCTAAAATCTACCATAAAAGTCCTAATAAATAATAGTTACATTCACATTGTTCAAGAAGTTTCAAATCAATCTCTAGAACAATATATATAGTCATTCACATTTTATTGAACATGCTCGATTTTAATATCTACACTTTTAGTAGAATAATTATGAGGTAAGTGAACGAATCTTCaaccttaaaaaataaaaattatgctAATATGATTACCTAGTCAAAAACtttaatttcaactttaatGTCATCAAAAAGTTCTTCCAGTATTTTTTAATTCGAGTGTTTATATTGGAagttaaattattataaaagaaTAATAGTTAAGGATGATAATAAGAATTCATAAAAggctttttcaaaatttggagCGAGTAagttaagaaataattaaaaaaatttaagaaattaaactataaactaaGAGTGGACTTCAcgagaaattaaaatttaaaatggtattttaacaAATTAATAATCATATATAGGAGAAGCTAAATTAAGTTGAAGTAACCTAACGTACTGATGTTCCTTTTTTGTCCAGGGTTTCCCCTTTTTCCTCTCAGACGACGACGCTTTCTCCGATATCGGATGCGGCGGCGACTTCTCCCTTTCCGGCGATCTCGCCGCCGTCAAGTCATCGGCATAATTCGGCAACTCAACTCGTCCGGAGTCTATATTCAGTACGTCAGAAACCAAGACATCATAATGATATCTAACGTCGGCCGCTGATTTACCAGGAACGAGAGCGGCGATTTTGATCCAACGGTCAGGAGAATTATCGGGGACCAGAACGAGAGCGCGCTCAAAAAGGTCATCCTGGTGGCGAGTCCAGGGAGTGGGAGAAGAAAATGAAGTGATAGGGAGAAGGCCGACGGAAGAAGAATGGGCTTCCATTGGCCTCCTTCCCGTCGCCGTAgtgagagaaaaaagaaagaaaggggagAGGCAGAAGAATTTGAGGGATGGATCGAGGAGAGGTTTTGGAATGAATGGGAAATTTGAAGGAAGAGGTTTAAACATAAAAGTGAGGCACGTGCGAGAATGCAAATATTTACGGGGCTAAAAATGGGAGAGCCAACGGATTCACCCCAGTAAAAAGGTAAATTCAAACACGTTTATGCCTTTTtacccttttctttcttttttgaacACCTATAGATGTAAGATATTTCATATTCttaactttctctctctcttttcttttttgttttactATTTCCCTTTCGTTGGctaataataaaaattgatgGATACAGTATATTTGGTATGTCATCATAAATTTAGAGAAGGTATTAAGATTTTGTGACATAAAAACCCAATTTCTTTTAATGAGATTGTTAGAAATTTTATTGAAGAGAATTATAAACTTTATGTAAATTAGGTAAAGTCTTTCCCTCCTTCTCGATAGAAGTTGATAATAAACATAGCATACCTAGATAAAAGTTTGGGAACATTTTTGTTGTTTGGAgggttaaaaaaattaagaaatttcaATTTGGTTAGGATTTGATGTcttgattttttgaaatataaactTTCAATTCCAAATGGTCGGATTTGGAACCTAACAAATAGTGTTTTCAATTTTACCTTGATATTTTAGATGTGCGAGACTCCATTAAGTATTCTCTTCACTCTTTTCTTACTATTTCTCTGTTTTGCTATcgaatgatattttttttaaaagatttattttttaattggtGGAATGTTTGTACGAGAGTACATAAGTTAAGGtaaacaaaaaataatcaaTAAGCAAAACAGACCTAACATGCATCAAAGAAACAAAATCAAAACCTTAAAATATCACGGTTGGgcgttgatttttttttttttcctttgaatgTTTGAAAATGTGGGCCTTGGGTGCCGCAGTCATATGGTTGTAGGgatttcttttaagaaaattattttatattgtaTTCGTTTTGATTTTAAGATATCAATTATACAATAATTGGAATATAAGGAGTAATTTAACTTTGTTCGTGATTGTTTTCTACTTTATTCGATGTGTATTTTGGaattaaatatgatttcaaatgattttgttttatttctttttattgattttgttttgattttactTTGTATCAATTCTGGATATCAATGTAGTGATGTGCTTATATTAAATGTATTGGTTGATAAATTTACTAtgcaaattttattttttttttcaaaatttatgcAATTCATTGTAGTATTATTAACTATATCAACATATCAGTAAAGTGAATCATTATCAAGTATATTAATTAAGTTACAAGTGTATATATCAATAATGTATCAAGTTTATCAGTAGCACTTTAAgcatatcaagtgtatttaatcaATTAACTATATTAGTGAATCTTACTAAATGTATTTGCAGTACATCCAACGTATCATGTGTATCATATGTTCAAATTTGTTGAGTATGTTAGTGAAACTTAACAAGTTTATTAGTAGTGCATCAAGTATATCAAATTTATCAGTGAGACATTCAAgtctactaaaaaaaatgagtgtaataaaagttatttttcggatatataaaaaaatattgagtGTATCAAAGAGTTTTACGGTGCATCAAATATATAAAGATAAAAAGATATCAAGAAATATTAAATGTATATCCATAGTTGTGATATTTTATCTCTATGTATATGCGAGATGGACTTTGTTTTTGCCCGAAACAAACCTAACATGTATTTCGTGATCCAACAACCGGACTGGAAGACAAATTTCGGCCCGGGACTTTCATAGTCCAAATAAAGGCCCATTAAACTTAACCTGGGCCCAGATTaatttgtaaattttaagtatAAAAGAAGAGAAACCCTAGGGTTTCCTTCATTCACCAGGCCTTCCTATCCCCTTCCCTTCCCCCCCCTCCCCATTCCCATTTTTGCCGGCCGCCATGAAGTACAATCCGAGGGTTTCCAGTTCCCGTCGCAAGAGCCGCAAGGCTCATTTTTCGGCTCCGTCCAGCGTTCGTCGGGTTATCATGAGTGCTCCTCTCTCGACTGACCTCCGGTCAAAGTACAACGTACGATCTATGCCGATTCGGAAGGATGACGAGGTCCAAGTCGTCCGTGGAACTTACAAGGGACGTGAGGGCAAGGTAGTGCAGGTGTATCGTAGGAAGTGGATTATCCA contains:
- the LOC103484854 gene encoding 60S ribosomal protein L26-1 — its product is MKYNPRVSSSRRKSRKAHFSAPSSVRRVIMSAPLSTDLRSKYNVRSMPIRKDDEVQVVRGTYKGREGKVVQVYRRKWIIHIERITREKVNGSTVNVGIKPSKVVITKLRLDKDRKSLLDRKGKGRAAADKDKGTKFTAEDIMQSVD